One Haliscomenobacter hydrossis DSM 1100 genomic window, CATTTCGAGGGTGTAGAGCGGATTGCCCCCCGTTTGATCCCAAATATGGTTTTTAAAACCCTCGTAGTCTTCGATGCGGTTCAGGTAGGGCGATGCGGCCTTAGCGATCAGTTCGAGCGTCTCCGGGCGCGTAAGGGGCTTTATTTCGAGTTTTTCGAAGTTGGTGATGAAGCTGGCGTGCTCCACCCGGATCTGGCGCGCCGCCGCGAGGATGTGGAAATGGTTTTTCAATTTTTCCAAATACGTGACCTGGCTGCGGGTGAGGTTGCTCAGATCGTCGAACACAATGGTGTACTCCTGGGGGCGGGTGACCTGGATCAGCAGTTCCACCAGGCGTTTGGCCGATTCCTTGGTCATGACCTGCTGGATGTCCTTCATGTCGAACATGGCCTTGGCGATGGCCTCCTTGTCGTCCTGGAAGAGGTGGAGCAACATGCTGGCCAACATCTTTTTGGGGTACGTCACATCATCCACCCGGAGGATTTTGCCCGGTTGGTAGTTGTCCAACAAATGCGTTTTGCCGATGCCCTGGGGGCCGAGGAGGATGACATTCACTTTCTTTTCGGCCAGATCCATCAACTTGGCGATCTCCAGTTTGCGGCCCACGTGGTACTTGGTCAGCCCTTTCTCCAGGGGCATGACGTGCACCCGTTTGGGCGGGAACAAACGCCGCTGGAGCTTTTGGAACCAGGTGCTGGTATCGATGGAGCGGATGGCCTGCTGGAGTTCCTGATCTTCGACATGGAGGTAAATTTCGGTGGTCAGCTGGCTGTTGTGGCCGAGGAGTTTTTGCGCTACCCGAATGTCGTTGCCTTCCCTGACTACTCTTGTAGCAAAAGTATGTCGCAACATGTGCGGGTGTACCACGCCTCCGGAATACTTCTTGATCCTTTTCCACACCACCACCCGACTCAGGTAAAGCGCCTTGGAGGTTTTGGCGGCGGGGAAAATGTAGGTGTCCGGTTCCGGGTCCTTGATGCGTGGCCAGTAGTCGGCTAGGGCTTCGAGCAAACGGGTAGACAGCGGGATGCTGCGGGTACGGAGGCGCTTGCTGCGCTTCTTGAGGCTGGCGACGGTGACGGTGTTTTGCATGAAATTGAAGTGCTTGCGCTGGAGCTGCACCACTTCGGTTACCCGCAGGCCACAGTCGAGCATCAGGAGGATGATGACGCGGTACTTGAGGTTTTTGGTGCCCGCCAGCGCTTCTTGCAA contains:
- a CDS encoding site-specific integrase, with the protein product MIQAHPDIKLVSRQLQEALAGTKNLKYRVIILLMLDCGLRVTEVVQLQRKHFNFMQNTVTVASLKKRSKRLRTRSIPLSTRLLEALADYWPRIKDPEPDTYIFPAAKTSKALYLSRVVVWKRIKKYSGGVVHPHMLRHTFATRVVREGNDIRVAQKLLGHNSQLTTEIYLHVEDQELQQAIRSIDTSTWFQKLQRRLFPPKRVHVMPLEKGLTKYHVGRKLEIAKLMDLAEKKVNVILLGPQGIGKTHLLDNYQPGKILRVDDVTYPKKMLASMLLHLFQDDKEAIAKAMFDMKDIQQVMTKESAKRLVELLIQVTRPQEYTIVFDDLSNLTRSQVTYLEKLKNHFHILAAARQIRVEHASFITNFEKLEIKPLTRPETLELIAKAASPYLNRIEDYEGFKNHIWDQTGGNPLYTLEMIERYQKEAYVSTEHTRDIRHTAAQRELDMMLPLIIALSALMVLRYAGGELGDDAGAYRLIGGVFLVFALFARNIYKMVKRKFI